A single genomic interval of Sceloporus undulatus isolate JIND9_A2432 ecotype Alabama chromosome 2, SceUnd_v1.1, whole genome shotgun sequence harbors:
- the LOC121922205 gene encoding ubiquitin carboxyl-terminal hydrolase 4-like, with product MEHQNGEEENKEKISETDACQSEDCTQVESGKEGLHHRKRLFTFSLVNSYGTSEINSLTTEGKILKLTSHATVAIDWDSETRKLLFDEHEAQAFEKHNSMFQPQKKKTTVALRDCIELFTTMETLGEHDPWYCPNCKKHQQATKKFDLWSLPRILVVHLKRFSYNRYWRDKLDTVVEFPIRDLNMSEFVCDPAATPYVYDLIAVSNHYGGMGVGHYTAYAKNKINSKWYYFDDSSVSPASEEQIVTKAAYVLFYQRRDGNLKKNPSACTSTKMKSEECDGMDTN from the exons ATGGAGCATCagaatggagaagaagaaaacaaggagAAAATATCAGAAACAGATGCCTGCCAGTCAGAAGACTGCACCCAGGTCGAGTCAGGAAAAGAAGGCCTGCATCACAGAAAGCGGCTCTTCACCTTCAGTCTTGTAAATTCCTAtggaacatcagaaataaactcccTTACCACAGAGGGAAAAATCCTCAAGTTGACTT ccCATGCTACAGTTGCTATTGACTGGGATTCTGAAACCCGGAAGTTGCTTTTTGATGAACATGAGGCACAG GCATTTGAAAAACACAACAGTATGTTtcagccacagaagaagaaaactacAGTAGCACTTAGAGACTGCATCGAGCTTTTCACAACCATGGAAACACTTGGTGAACATGATCCCTG GTACTGTCCTAACTGCAAGAAACATCAGCAAGCCACAAAGAAATTTGACCTCTGGTCACTGCCACGCATTTTGGTAGTACATTTAAAACGCTTCTCATACAACAGATACTGGAGAGACAAACTTGACACTGTGGTTGAATTCCCCATCAG gGATTTGAACATGTCTGAGTTTGTATGTGACCCAGCAGCAACCCCTTATGTGTATGATCTGATTGCTGTTTCCAATCACTATGGAGGCATGGGTGTTGGCCACT ATACTGCATATGCGAAGAATAAAATCAATAGCAAATGGTATTACTTTGATGATAGCAGTGTGTCACCAGCATCTGAAGAGCAAATAGTG ACAAAAGCAGCATATGTACTGTTCTACCAACGCAGAGATGGCAACCTCAAGAAAAACCCATCTGCCTGCACAAGTACTAAGATGAAATCAGAAGAATGTGATGGCATGGATACTAATTGA